The following nucleotide sequence is from Coffea eugenioides isolate CCC68of chromosome 10, Ceug_1.0, whole genome shotgun sequence.
TTGTGTAATATGGAAAGGATTTGGAACCATGAAAAAGAGAGATTAAATAATGAttgaccaacttatgaacttgAAACTGGATACCAATAAAATACAAATGAAAATAggacagaaaaatctccaaatgTATAGTTATCCTTTAACTTTAAATTAAAAACTGGCCAACAAATTCTCCCATCTTTCGGTTAGGTTCTCCATTTTTTTATACTAACTTTGGTCAAAGGTGATGAAGAAATTAGGATACTATTacttagaggtggcaaaatgggcgggatgggcgggatttgcttgggtttgtgatggaaccgggtcatatgggtttgggcccaatcttacccatatgtgttttgggactaagttgggcgggatcactttgggatgggtttagattgatcccgcccaatacccaaatctattttctacatattttttttcctttaattcatttttattttttatataattttaatatttttgatttattaaatttttttaattttattaaataaacatgcaagtgctttatactcaggattcccatcaaaaattggattaacaaataaaggaaaaaatagatatacagtcatattccaacatatatcaagatgacCAAGGTACTTAAGGTAttgaatatttatcctcatcattgtccaaagatgacaggtctaaattgactgaaatgttgaaaattcttgtggataatgactaggaaaactactagattatattctctagtatgactataaaaattgttaaagataatttttgaatctaagactccgtttggattggctattttttcaaaaaataagtttttcaaatacaatgttacagtaatatacaataactcaaaaaacatcccatccatattagtatatcaaatatttcaaaaaaattttatagtaaaaatttttcatatacactgctataataaaatatttcaaaaataccccccaaaaatagctaaaccaaacagagcccttgttatttgagcctaatgggtacccaagtattcccatcaattaatgggtacaattggaatttatcccattttaaatccaatatcaaaatccaatacccatcccgcccaaagtccccatgggcatgggtaacccattgggacttgggacaaattgccacctctactaTTACTAAagacaattctaaatgggttgATTGGATTTGATGGATTATCTAaattaaatggatattattGAATAACTCATTTATACCTATATATAAAATCTTAAGATACCCATACTCATCTATTCATAAACGGGTACGAATAAATTTGTCTAAATGGATTTGTTTGACACCTATACTCATGAACAGTGCTTTAAAATTAAGCGGATTCagttaaaaaatttgtaaaCCGTTAGATAAAAGCTTGATGCTGAAACCGGCTCTGCATTTGAGCACTTCAAAAAGATATTCAAACCTCATtaattttagagattcctacatTTGTGTCCATCGTCGCCGTGATCTTCAACCGTTTAGattcaattaattaattgtTTCTTTGTCTGAAAAGTCTTTGTTTCAATGGGTTAGGTTGCTGCAACGTTCTGTGCACTAAAACAACGGAAGCCACTAGCAATTTTTTGCCGGTTAAGTTGGCTTTAAAAAAAGCAAATTTGGACCATTTGACAGTTCCTCCCGAAGCTTGTTTAATTAGGCCATATATTGCTGCTCAATTAATATACTAGCCCATTGTATCCAGTACTCTATTCTAGCTACGCACAAAAAAGATTCGACCATCGTTTAGAATGTTGTTATGTTATAATAACAACTTTAAGGAAATCGAGCCATTTCATGCCGTAGTCTCAATCTGTCATCGATCGATTCTGCCCAATAATTCAATAATGTCATTCTTTATCTGTGGCCAGGGGCGGGGAGCAGCCCAGGAAAGCAAATTAGCAAAAACACCCACAAATTACAATTCACTTCAACATCTCGAGGCCACGTTATAAAAGCCATTTCGTGGATGGTGTCTCATCCCATCCCTTCTTTTCCTGCGCTGAGGGGTGCTAGCGGTAGTGGGCATGCACTTTTACAACACAATGTTGGCTTCTCGCTGCACATTATTATGGTTTCAAGTGAGATTTGAAGCATAAAAGGAGAGTCATACTTATAGAGAGTGTTTCATGCACGGCCTACGAGATTGTAGAGTTCATGCATGATTAACAATGCAATCATATCCAATCTCCTTTAAAAGTTGCTTTTGGGGTCATATTTTATAGAATGTATTTGTCAATTTCACCTACCAAAAAGTAGCATTGTAATGAtgtaaaattcatcaatttgattaATCTTTATCGTGCCTCTATGACCAGTTCTTGGACTGATGTTTTGAAATGGATTTGCGAATAATAATCGGTGCAAGCTGTGCTATTTCCGAACTTCTTGGTTGCTCTATTTACACCTCATGTTTCGACTAGTGAAattagaaataataaaaaaaaaaagtcatctAGAAATTCATATTTGGATTATAGCTCGTTGTGTATGCCACTTCGTTAACAATGGCTTTCTTGAAGGTGATGAAACGAAATATACATCAACCCCTGAAAAGATTTCCTATAGCTCGTTTTATGCTCCACACCACCTCACAATTAATATTTTTCTTCAGATTACTGCCCAGGCCCCTTTATTTCTTTATCTCCATGGAGATGGAACTCTCAAAAAAGGTCACTCTTTGTCCTTTTCTTAaggactctctctctctctctcgctcttttttttttattgttaattaattttatttttcagttCTATCCGACCCAGAAAATAGTGGGCCGGGTTGGCCAGTTAACAAGTCCACCACAACATGCAGGCCGTTTAAGGGCCACTTCATTTGACATTGGAAGCCCAAGTTACACAACAAATCTAACGGCCTTTTACTGCGTAGGCTGTCTCTCCGCAACGGTTATTCTGCGACCAAGTTCTCTCTTTTTTCGCGGTCTTCTTTGAACACAAGCTGTTTTTCGATGAACTAAGTAATCACCTGCCAACTTCCATtacaaaattttcctcaaattAGATACCTTACCAACTTCTCCTAATTTAGCGCAAATGCCTAGCTTGTCGGAACCAATATCAGATTCAAGTTCTCTTGACGAAATTTGTGCGGTCAAAATCTAATATATATCCTAGACAATACTGCAGAGCCTCTCAGATGATGGTTTAGTCTTGAATCATTTTCTAACCTCACATTGTCATCCCCCTTGTGACACCCTGAATTCATCTTCTATAGAGAGTCTTGGGGGCTACCCCTGGCAGCTTGGCATTGCGTTCTCATAAAAAATGCAGGGTTCCAGCTGCTTCATCCTTTCTCTCCTCCTATTTTCTCCCATAGTATCTTCACTTTCTTCTGCACTTTCGGACGAAGAAGCATCAGTAATTGCTATTGCCGAGGGCCAATTCTCAACCCTTCCTGAAAATGGCGACTTACCTGATGATTTTGAGTTTAATGTAGACGTTAAAGTTGAATGTCCCAATCCAAGGCTTCGACGTGCCTACATTGCGCTCCAAGCTTGGAAAAATGCCATACATTCTGATCCTTCAAATTTTACAGGCAATTGGGAAGGGCCTGATGTTTGCAGCTACAATGGTGTATTTTGCGCAACTGCCCTTGATGATCCAAATACAACAGTTGTAGCCGGCGTCGATCTCAACCATGCTGATATTGCAGGCTACCTTCCTGTTGAATTGGGATTGTTGAAAGATGTAGCTCTTCTTCATCTGAATTCCAATCGTTTTTGTGGGATTGTTCCCAAAAGTCTGTCCAAGCTCGCATTATTGCATGAGTTGGACATAAGCAACAACAGATTTGTCGGCCCTTTCCCTAAATCAGTCCTTTCGATGCCTAGGCTTAAGTACCTCGACATCAGGTTCAACAATTTTGAGGGAGAGCTGCCTCCTCGACTTTTTGACAAAGATCTTGATGCATTATTCCTGAATAATAATTGGTTCAATTCATATATTCCTGAGAATCTCGGGAAATCTCCAGTTTCTGTGGTGGTATTTGCAAATAACAAGTTCAAAGGCTGCATTCCGTCTAGCATTGGTAACATGACAAACACCTTGGATGAAATTATATTCTTGAAGAATGAACTTTCAGGGTGTTTGCCATCAGAAATCGGACAGCTGAGGAATACAACTGTCGTCGAtgtttcattcaattcattctCTGGCATCCTGCCGAGGACATTCAGTGGCCTTGAAAAGGTCGAGTTCTTGGATCTTTCTCACAATATGTTGACAGGCTTTGTTTCTGATGCCGTTTGCCAGTTGCCAAGTTTGTCAAACTTCTCATTTGCATACAACTACTTCAACGGAGAGGGAAAACCCTGCGTGCCAAATTCTAGGAAAGATATTGCAGTGGATGATACAAGCAACTGTTTGCCAGACAGACCGAAACAAAAAGTTCCAGAAAGAATGCATCCTGTGGTGAGGCAAGCGGTGATTGTCTTTTTTAGCAAGGCACATGTGGGTGCGTCCAAGCTTCGCATAAAGAAGCCCTGCTGGGAGTTTAAGCCGTGCCAAAAACCAACAGCCTTAAACCGATCACCAATCACCAATCGGACTCACCAAAGCCTAATCCTCCGCATTGTTAAGGCCACAACCTCCAATCAGCCCCCTCATCTCCACCGGTGGCAAAACACTAGCTCAAATTTATCCCTATCTCACCAGTTGCAAAGCCAAACCTCCAAATACTCGCAGTTACAATGCCATCACACGTCCGTTCATTTCCTCACCACAGGTCTCCTCCCCACCCCTCCATTTTTTCCCACACCACCACAAGTAGAGTCAATCCCACTCGCTCAATCTATTCCCCGCCACCACCCGTCTTACATTCCCCACCCCTGGTAGTCCACTCCCCACCACCTGTGGTCCACTCTCCACCCCCTCCAACTTATTTCCCACCACAACCCGTTGTTCACTCTCCTCCCCCACCACCTCGTGACTACTCTCCACCACTACCCGTttcctctcctcctcctccgccaCCTCCATATCAAGATGTTGTACTTCCGCCAACTATTGGTGCGGTCTATGCATCACCACCTCCACCAATATTTCCGGGATATTAGCTGATACTAATAAACTGATGGGTTTTACTTAAAATTACCAGTAACACCACCAGTTTTGCTAACCAATAGCACTAGTAGTTATTAGAAGAAACAGAGGGattaattttaccaattcaaagTGGTATTTTGGTCGCGTTCCTATGATTCAGGATACGAAATGTAAATTGTATACTACCTATTACAACTGTAAATAGACAAATCAATTAAACCCAGGATGGCCTGGCGTTGTGGTATGAACCTGATGATTCACTGCTGTTTCACATAGTCAACATATTTGCCTACTTTTAGattagggttattatcactttaccccttaACGTTTGGTGCCACTGTTAATTTCCCCCTTAACATTatattttagtcactttacccccaagactaacggtcaaacttaacgaattttgttaattaaagtgaaaagacacgtttaacccttaaaattattatcactttatccccataaactatagtctcattatcaatttactcGGTAGAATTcttttttaggcaatttatcctaccattaaaccaacttagtaagttaaaaaaaatttagaagaaaataccctgctctttgcataataaaaataataaaaaatttaaagcggttcttctcctttttagtatcaagaacaaaaatcaaagtattaatttcttcttcttggcaatcttattaatatatatatatatatatatatatatatatataagatggAGAGAGgaagggggagagggagagggagagggagagctcaattcttttttttttaaattacaaataagaaagaattaaatacttttattattttaaaattatttcacttttctaTTTACTACCAAATTCCAATCCTAATCCTCATAACCTTAAAGTAATATGATAATGTtatacttttctttattttttttctttgcaaattctaattttctgtctccttctttcctatctctttttcttttcctagtattgataagtgtgaaaaaaaaaatttgagaaaacccttttatttttatgttttttgatctcttaaagtgaaaaaaaagaaagaataaccattccaattttttttacctttaattatatataaaaaagggtgaatatattaaaaaaattttgaccatactagttagattaacgatgaggTAAAATACCTAAAAAATAATGTTATgaactaaagtgattgtatcactataatctaaacaaataaagtgataataacaatgtagtaatgctataaaataaaaggatatttttgtccaaaatttcttaacatattgagttgaattacttatgcgagtaaaatgactaaaagataacTTTATGtggtaaactgatagtagtgatatagtttaagggaataaaatgaaaataaccCTTTAGATTANNNNNNNNNNNNNNNNNNNNNNNNNNNNNNNNNNNNNNNNNNNNNNNNNNNNNNNNNNNNNNNNNNNNNNNNNNNNNNNNNNNNNNNNNNNNNNNNNNNNNNNNNNNNNNNNNNNNNNNNNNNNNNNNNNNNNNNNNNNNNNNNNNNNNNNNNNNNNNNNNNNNNNNNNNNNNNNNNNNNNNNNNNNNNNNNNNNNNNNNNNNNNNNNNNNNNNNNNNNNNNNNNNNNNNNNNNNNNNNNNNNNNNNNNNNNNNNNNNNNNNNNNNNNNNNNNNNNNNNNNNNNNNNNNNNNNNNNNNNNNNNNNNNNNNNNNNNNNNNNNNNNNNNNNNNNNNNNNNNNNNNNNNNNNNNNNNNNNNNNNNNNNNNNNNNNNNNNNNNNNNNNNNNNNNNNNNNNNNNNNNNNNNNNNNNNNNNNNNNNNNNNNNNNNNNNNNNNNNNNNNNNNNNNNNNNNNNNNNNNNNNNNNNNNNNNNNNNNNNNNNNNNNNNNNNNNNNNNNNNNNNNNNNNNNNNNNNNNNNNNNNNNNNNNNNNNNNNNNNNNNNNNNNNNNNNNNNNNNNNNNNNNNNNNNNNNNNNNNNNNNNNNNNNNNNNNNNNNNNNNNNNNNNNNNNNNNNNNNNNNNNNNNNNNNNNNNNNNNNNNNNNNNNNNNNNNNNNNNNNNNNNNNNNNNNNNNNNNNNNNNNNNNNNNNNNNNNNNNNNNNNNNNNNNNNNNNNNNNNNNNNNNNNNNNNNNNNNNNNNNNNNNNNNNNNNNNNNNNNNNNNNNNNNNNNNNNNNNNNNNNNNNNNNNNNNNNNNNNNNNNNNNNNNNNNNNNNNNNNNNNNNNNNNNNNNNNNNNNNNNNNNNNNNNNNNNNNNNNNNNNNNNNNNNNNNNNNNNNNNNNNNNNNNNNNNNNNNNNNNNNNNNNNNNNNNNNNNNNNNNNNNNNNNNNNNNNNNNNNNNNNNNNNNNNNNNNNNNNNNNNNNNNNNNNNNNNNNNNNNNNNNNNNNNNNNNNNNNNNNNNNNNNNNNNNNNNNNNNNNNNNNNNNNNNNNNNNNNNNNNNNNNNNNNNNNNNNNNNNNNNNNNNNNNNNNNNNNNNNNNNNNNNNNNNNNNNNNNNNNNNNNNNNNNNNNNNNNNNNNNNNNNNNNNNNNNNNNNNNNNNNNNNNNNNNNNNNNNNNNNNNNNNNNNNNNNNNNNNNNNNNNNNNNNNNNNNNNNNNNNNNNNNNNNNNNNNNNNNNNNNNNNNNNNNNNNNNNNNNNNNNNNNNNNNNNNNNNNNNNNNNNNNNNNNNNNNNNNNNNNNNNNNNNNNNNNNNNNNNNNNNNNNNNNNNNNNNNNNNNNNNNNNNNNNNNNNNNNNNNNNNNNNNNNNNNNNNNNNNNNNNNNNNNNNNNNNNNNNNNNNNNNNNNNNNNNNNNNNNNNNNNNNNNNNNNNNNNNNNNNNNNNNNNNNNNNNNNNNNNNNNNNNNNNNNNNNNNNNNNNNNNNNNNNNNNNNNNNNNNNNNNNNNNNNNNNNNNNNNNNNNNNNNNNNNNNNNNNNNNNNNNNNNNNNNNNNNNNNNNNNNNNNNNNNNNNNNNNNNNNNNNNNNNNNNNNNNNNNNNNNNNNNNNNNNNNNNNNNNNNNNNNNNNNNNNNNNNNNNNNNNNNNNNNNNNNNNNNNNNNNNNNNNNNNNNNNNNNNNNNNNNNNNNNNNNNNNNNNNNNNNNNNNNNNNNNNNNNNNNNNNNNNNNNNNNNNNNNNNNNNNNNNNNNNNNNNNNNNNNNNNNNNNNNNNNNNNNNNNNNNNNNNNNNNNNNNNNNNNNNNNNNNNNNNNNNNNNNNNNNNNNNNNNNNNNNNNNNNNNNNNNNNNNNNNNNNNNNNNNNNNNNNNNNNNNNNNNNNNNNNNNNNNNNNNNNNNNNNNNNNNNNNNNNNNNNNNNNNNNNNNNNNNNNNNNNNNNNNNNNNNNNNNNNNNNNNNNNNNNNNNNNNNNNNNNNNNNNNNNNNNNNNNNNNNNNNNNNNNNNNNNNNNNNNNNNNNNNNNNNNNNNNNNNNNNNNNNNNNNNNNNNNNNNNNNNNNNNNNNNNNNNNNNNNNNNNNNNNNNNNNNNNNNNNNNNNNNNNNNNNNNNNNNNNNNNNNNNNNNNNNNNNNNNNNNNNNNNNNNNNNNNNNNNNNNNNNNNNNNNNNNNNNNNNNNNNNNNNNNNNNNNNNNNNNNNNNNNNNNNNNNNNNNNNNNNNNNNNNNNNNNNNNNNNNNNNNNNNNNNNNNNNNNNNNNNNNNNNNNNNNNNNNNNNNNNNNNNNNNNNNNNNNNNNNNNNNNNNNNNNNNNNNNNNNNNNNNNNNNNNNNNNNNNNNNNNNNNNNNNNNNNNNNNNNNNNNNNNNNNNNNNNNNNNNNNNNNNNNNNNNNNNNNNNNNNNNNNNNNNNNNNNNNNNNNNNNNNNNNNNNNNNNNNNNNNNNNNNNNNNNNNNNNNNNNNNNNNNNNNNNNNNNNNNNNNNNNNNNNNNNNNNNNNNNNNNNNNNNNNNNNNNNNNNNNNNNNNNNNNNNNNNNNNNNNNNNNNNNNNNNNNNNNNNNNNNNNNNNNNNNNNNNNNNNNNNNNNNNNNNNNNNNNNNNNNNNNNNNNNNNNNNNNNNNNNNNNNNNNNNNNNNNNNNNNNNNNNNNNNNNNNNNNNNNNNNNNNNNNNNNNNNNNNNNNNNNNNNNNNNNNNNNNNNNNNNNNNNNNNNNNNNNNNNNNNNNNNNNNNNNNNNNNNNNNNNNNNNNNNNNNNNNNNNNNNNNNNNNNNNNNNNNNNNNNNNNNNNNNNNNNNNNNNNNNNNNNNNNNNNNNNNNNNNNNNNNNNNNNNNNNNNNNNNNNNNNNNNNNNNNNNNNNNNNNNNNNNNNNNNNNNNNNNNNNNNNNNNNNNNNNNNNNNNNNNNNNNNNNNNNNNNNNNNNNNNNNNNNNNNNNNNNNNNNNNNNNNNNNNNNNNNNNNNNNNNNNNNNNNNNNNNNNNNNNNNNNNNNNNNNNNNNNNNNNNNNNNNNNNNNNNNNNNNNNNNNNNNNNNNNNNNNNNNNNNNNNNNNNNNNNNNNNNNNNNNNNNNNNNNNNNNNNNNNNNNNNNNNNNNNNNNNNNNNNNNNNNNNNNNNNNNNNNNNNNNNNNNNNNNNNNNNNNNNNNNNNNNNNNNNNNNNNNNNNNNNNNNNNNNNNNNNNNNNNNNNNNNNNNNNNNNNNNNNNNNNNNNNNNNNNNNNNNNNNNNNNNNNNNNNNNNNNNNNNNNNNNNNNNNNNNNNNNNNNNNNNNNNNNNNNNNNNNNNNNNNNNNNNNNNNNNNNNNNNNNNNNNNNNNNNNNNNNNNNNNNNNNNNNNNNNNNNNNNNNNNNNNNNNNNNNNNNNNNNNNNNNNNNNNNNNNNNNNNNNNNNNNNNNNNNNNNNNNNNNNNNNNNNNNNNNNNNNNNNNNNNNNNNNNNNNNNNNNNNNNNNNNNNNNNNNNNNNNNNNNNNNNNNNNNNNNNNNNNNNNNNNNNNNNNNNNNNNNNNNNNNNNNNNNNNNNNNNNNNNNNNNNNNNNNNNNNNNNNNNNNNNNNNNNNNNNNNNNNNNNNNNNNNNNNNNNNNNNNNNNNNNNNNNNNNNNNNNNNNNNNNNNNNNNNNNNNNNNNNNNNNNNNNNNNNNNNNNNNNNNNNNNNNNNNNNNNNNNNNNNNNNNNNNNNNNNNNNNNNNNNNNNNNNNNNNNNNNNNNNNNNNNNNNNNNNNNNNNNNNNNNNNNNNNNNNNNNNNNNNNNNNNNNNNNNNNNNNNNNNNNNNNNNNNNNNNNNNNNNNNNNNNNNNNNNNNNNNNNNNNNNNNNNNNNNNNNNNNNNNNNNNNNNNNNNNNNNNNNNNNNNNNNNNNNNNNNNNNNNNNNNNNNNNNNNNNNNNNNNNNNNNNNNNNNNNNNNNNNNNNNNNNNNNNNNNNNNNNNNNNNNNNNNNNNNNNNNNNNNNNNNNNNNNNNNNNNNNNNNNNNNNNNNNNNNNNNNNNNNNNNNNNNNNNNNNNNNNNNNNNNNNNNNNNNNNNNNNNNNNNNNNNNNNNNNNNNNNNNNNNNNNNNNNNNNNNNNNNNNNNNNNNNNNNNNNNNNNNNNNNNNNNNNNNNNNNNNNNNNNNNNNNNNNNNNNNNNNNNNNNNNNNNNNNNNNNNNNNNNNNNNNNNNNNNNNNNNNNNNNNNNNNNNNNNNNNNNNNNNNNNNNNNNNNNNNNNNNNNNNNNNNNNNNNNNNNNNNNNNNNNNNNNNNNNNNNNNNNNNNNNNNNNNNNNNNNNN
It contains:
- the LOC113749226 gene encoding pollen-specific leucine-rich repeat extensin-like protein 3, which translates into the protein MQGSSCFILSLLLFSPIVSSLSSALSDEEASVIAIAEGQFSTLPENGDLPDDFEFNVDVKVECPNPRLRRAYIALQAWKNAIHSDPSNFTGNWEGPDVCSYNGVFCATALDDPNTTVVAGVDLNHADIAGYLPVELGLLKDVALLHLNSNRFCGIVPKSLSKLALLHELDISNNRFVGPFPKSVLSMPRLKYLDIRFNNFEGELPPRLFDKDLDALFLNNNWFNSYIPENLGKSPVSVVVFANNKFKGCIPSSIGNMTNTLDEIIFLKNELSGCLPSEIGQLRNTTVVDVSFNSFSGILPRTFSGLEKVEFLDLSHNMLTGFVSDAVCQLPSLSNFSFAYNYFNGEGKPCVPNSRKDIAVDDTSNCLPDRPKQKVPERMHPVVRQAVIVFFSKAHVGASKLRIKKPCWEFKPCQKPTALNRSPITNRTHQSLILRIVKATTSNQPPHLHRSPPHPSIFSHTTTSRVNPTRSIYSPPPPVLHSPPLVVHSPPPVVHSPPPPTYFPPQPVVHSPPPPPRDYSPPLPVSSPPPPPPPYQDVVLPPTIGAVYASPPPPIFPGY